In the genome of Triticum urartu cultivar G1812 chromosome 5, Tu2.1, whole genome shotgun sequence, one region contains:
- the LOC125507942 gene encoding uncharacterized protein LOC125507942 isoform X2: MGLADAARSRLLAALRPWLVADPAELRVELGPLRSRAVARGLQLGAAALSAPDSFPARVDRAAVAEVELAVSPWGAPALAAVLRGVDVSLTLREPAPRKQRPDIKEWVSKEKKRVIASIDPQGEILHEMIEGLVSSLEDKFTSGFASVLLNCSQVRIDDITIQVRYLDGSHVLVLRATDLQLGPELVSRSSLFRGLVGSSISSIKKNHLLVKCNDFEFVMKENDCTDCTASFTGLSACARLDNLQLAAFSIHVPSACCKISPKAIPSLMVILDITSQKEHYKTRSGRELWQIAMQKLDSPIVGHRFSLSKALSCATYWQHYVHAYVLLLSLVGYPSDKVIKKNCGRVSRNRKMLGAIRDHWVIVLELEEKVPAEAIARARRAARSKLAISQQQNKQESSKTLLVSSIMKILSPFLYLWRFVVFAFWSVFRARDSGNKTCRSRAHIFPGFSHDSDMEFQLGIHLGELSVILLPIADHSIGMKKLNNGSKSYHSDLPSIHLVIKSSCLLYSAGCITQSLFFVAGELKVFLAGVPKLSRADNSNTLGRNSSFKTAEFAEDTDSKMILWSDSASMHPFSEKQSDEFPHSDGSSTAVLRSGMEKLWREWMLISNLYNESGVIHHEKPSVIFEVKSYVVDPYQNISGFHQCRFTVGKLNLDLDYQCASSTYMLHRQFMHYKHLKELNRNIPNLPIPGASITPASGVLDKLRSFTQIMNIVMSDAIPGNTLQIEALIAGPSIRLSFDKNNLLQNCKNKYVPLFSRMNSRTSCIVLSLAYVECAMWPASLSTPPRSNSHVKESHSTFCMKEVQEPVYPATGSSARHVYPENIELDAYFKLANLTLLIDNLETNHQCHVFGPMSANFQLSTGRKYVHSFFADRNILSMNLGGGIVGCIALFYMDELFTVCQLIESMHLVALNSDLVNVKYSQDFIGRLASFCNKTVVGSTRDLGIDRIAQEESIDSHTELIVEVEPTYIIFSTSRGGLFPNPAVFVNNTINYISSSPIFEGITTQELHDMLALGVGFCIRSSSLKLLLGGQCTDILVSLSGIQSVVFENQVEYTTMLSSLPYNKNQFIITECTFHLRAGPTKDSLTLVKMEDESRSGRVSDSLGICYSIEIEFTEVYIGDYRVHNYLTEVNQPSRQKISLLIDDNLQIFKCKIQGGLIFLETIFLAKLVFCCKIYFWLLMDLPVWATSNLAKESVTSVSAKSDPNVINGYTQGEVSPVSLGVHSQSEESHLNAIKCLDIDLSRISITLAVADEPGTYQGLTLEVDASFQLLNFGMKILFEVKCLSVSTISSMPKSAHEQLRDVPAPRFRSRKSTVLTSQSEIQEYLPFIEADNGVTHDRDAPASSTSTLESSTGHTLEFSSHKSYILSHFSTSLKIEKKQLDRDSNLMCLSGDYCGNGFVSGLEVTISLSSIEMISSLLAPFHGMLSSTATQKEIQIGDTTQQEQLDNIDCTIPDGAIVAIRDLDQQMYVSVKNIGMKYQVVGAYHYSLAGEHALFKVKHHKRWGSDTPYISLLSLCAKTDEGKELALSFSQGSDLVEISSFVDKPCSLWSLFPLGFDSFEDDEDDGNSCKVISSSSYHLVNKKNNYGIAFVDGLLEFVKKPGNPFKLKILDESLFSDVARLIVPNMNLDGNSYLDVEDELPSAVMDRLETVASSQHITISIDKIVFTITHEVFDTGDVFPLVQNCINDIRVVTQIYPSKIRILSSFKVSGQYFDARKNMWEDLISPITSYVFLRFRFFNQDSVTRRSRTPLRFFFHLKQVDIFINELSVDMLLYLVGKLGLMGPYAVRNSAIFPNCCKIENNSRLALVCHFQNNGDAIVPGQQSTSVFLRNFVFDDNRPHDQSLVSISLFKEGAFSTAPINIPLHESGIYAWRTLASSLKDSRRFSGPFVVVKVSQNSVEGLSLSVQPLLRIYNKSDFPLELRFQRPQNENEEAALVTVRSGDMVDESTGVLDAMNLSGGSKKALMSLALGNFMLSIRPEMSEHSNLSHATLFQWSEDITGEKAVRISGVIEKLNYNIRKAFSIDSMKSSFSSLSCPVSVDGQHVTDLYFLIHTLARDVPLQPTNGTRVSGRSASVALQLQREIFIYPTVQVYNFLQTDIHVLLTDSKPENTRDDNFGLIGKEATITSGSSAYFYVNPAMFNFSVTLISYGSKSKAANSADWAKRMQKQTARAQFLDLELEFVPGKFHSSLRLLRQEKGLLEVALFTRYTLQNTSDYPLLCTASGQKPLPAFEIGKGNINLPPQNGCILPSMSMSSWFTKSNKLRISLHDEKGSEAFIDLEALSGFTEFFLEIHDDIFPHRMAAFGMSLQPVIYGLHVSSQVVLIVPRYVISNESAAAVAVRQCLVQDDIDGLTIEAKQRATLQTWKPGKKREGNYFDLFLKKHKNVSEDSLIFIQFCPKETGYGWSGPICVSSIGRFFMKFRRSEDMVIDGINKDTLQDGKLKQFASVDVVQENTSFVLHFTKPPKVALPYRVENCLNKASIMYFQKDSDESDMLGPQESEQYAWDDSSLPRKLVVRIVDTPALREIKIDKISPWKPFLKMRSRLNLDFSFSNGLSSEKQGFDDSFGLRVFKIGYEVYADGLTRVLRICEQAENPKAEKIQRPIAHAQFRISYMCIHLLDKGQSDEVLQSPSTILMATFQRVSADSVITDRHKNVDVAVYSVNVDEKWDGASFGSVLRMNKLQGDALNENILRIVCVLNSSNSSVKQVHYCSIILQPIDLKVDEETLMKLVPFWRTSLAPAGTPSTQFYFRQFEVHPIKIIASFRPGRSQTSYSSSQEALRALLHSVVKVPEISNSAVELNGVLLNHALVTFRELFLKCAQHYSWYVLRAIYVTKGSSLLPPSFASMFDDSASSVLDVFFDPSDGSLNLPGLTIGMFKFISKNMKSGGTKRYLGDLGKTVKTASSNALFAAITEVSDSVVKGAETNGLNGMVTGFHRGMLRLAMEPSVLGQAIMEGGPDRKIKLDHSPGLDELYIEGYLQAMLDVMYKQEYLRVRVIDDLVFLKNLPPNSALINEIVENVKAFLVSKALLKGDASTVRSWRRLRNEPEWKIAPTVLTLCEHLFVSFAVRLLHQEATKAIAEATTKVKGQLTGGEDEGESSSGGGALVKQGRLWTVGRFAASGVVAYVDGRLCRHIPNPIARRIVSGFLLSFIDRRDDE; encoded by the exons CGGATTGATGATATCACAATACAAGTTCGGTATCTTGatggctcccatgttttggtattGAGGGCAACTGACTTACAGTTAGGTCCTGAGCTTGTTTCTCGCAGTTCTCTGTTCAGAGGATTAGTTGGCTCTTCTATATCATCAATAAAGAAGAATCACCTTCTTGTTAAATGTAATGATTTTGAGTTTGTGATGAAGGAGAATGATTGTACAGATTGCACTGCATCTTTTACAGGCTTATCTGCTTGTGCTAGACTGGATAATCTCCAACTTGCTGCTTTTAGCATCCATGTTCCCAGTGCATGCTGCAAAATTTCACCAAAAGCTATTCCTTCGTTGATGGTGATTTTGGACATTACAAGTCAAAAGGAACACTACAAGACTAGGAGTGGTAGGGAGCTCTGGCAAATTGCTATGCAAAAGCTTGACAGTCCAATAGTAGGCCACAGATTTTCTTTAAGCAAGGCCTTAAGCTGTGCTACTTATTGGCAGCActatgttcatgcttatgtgttGTTGTTATCATTAGTCGGATATCCCTCTGACAAGGTGATAAAGAAGAATTGTGGTAGGGTGTCAAGGAACAGGAAAATGTTGGGAGCTATCAGAGATCATTGGGTAATTGTTCTTGAGTTGGAGGAGAAAGTTCCTGCAGAAGCTATTGCTAGAGCACGACGTGCTGCCCGTTCAAAACTTGCCATATCACAGCAACAGAACAAACAAGAATCATCAAAAACGCTTCTGGTTTCTTCCATAATGAAAATTCTCTCTCCTTTTTTATATTTATGGAGGTTTGTTGTATTCGCATTCTGGTCAGTGTTCAGAGCTAGGGATTCTGGAAACAAAACATGTAGATCCCGTGCACACATTTTTCCTGGTTTCTCTCATGATTCAGACATGGAGTTTCAGCTCGGAATTCACCTTGGAGAACTCTCTGTAATCCTGTTACCTATTGCTGATCACTCCATCGGCATGAAAAAGTTAAACAATGGAAGCAAGAGTTATCACAGTGATTTACCTTCGATACATTTGGTGATAAAATCATCATGCTTACTTTACTCAGCTGGTTGCATCACACAATCGCTGTTTTTTGTTGCTGGAGAACTGAAGGTTTTTCTCGCTGGTGTGCCGAAGTTGTCACGAGCGGATAATAGCAACACACTTGGGAGGAATTCATCTTTTAAAACTGCAGAGTTTGCCGAAGACACTGATTCAAAGATGATCCTCTGGAGTGATTCTGCCAGTATGCACCCATTTTCCGAAAAACAATCTGATGAATTTCCCCACAGTGATGGTTCGTCCACTGCTGTTCTACGGAGTGGTATGGAGAAACTGTGGAGGGAATGGATGTTAATCAGCAATTTATACAATGAATCTGGTGTGATACATCATGAAAAGCCTTCTGTTATTTTTGAAGTCAAATCATACGTTGTTGATCCTTACCAAAATATAAGTGGGTTTCACCAATGCAGATTTACAGTCGGTAAACTAAACCTTGATTTGGATTATCAGTGTGCTTCATCTACCTATATGCTGCATAGACAGTTCATGCATTACAAACATCTGAAAGAGCTAAACAGAAATATACCAAACCTTCCGATTCCTGGTGCCTCTATAACACCTGCAAGTGGAGTTCTTGATAAACTGAGATCATTCACTCAGATAATGAATATTGTGATGTCAGATGCTATTCCAGGAAATACCCTCCAGATTGAAGCACTGATTGCTGGTCCCAGTATCCGGTTATCCTTTGATAAAAACAATTTGTTGCAAAATTGCAAAAATAAGTATGTGCCCCTATTTTCTCGGATGAATAGCAGGACATCCTGCATAGTTCTCAGTCTGGCATATGTTGAATGTGCCATGTGGCCAGCATCTCTATCTACTCCACCGAGATCTAATTCACATGTCAAGGAATCACATAGTACATTTTGCATGAAGGAGGTGCAAGAACCTGTTTATCCTGCAACCGGAAGTAGTGCAAGACATGTTTATCCAGAGAATATTGAGTTGGATGCTTACTTCAAATTGGCTAATCTAACTCTCCTGATAGATAATTTAGAGACCAATCATCAGTGTCATGTATTTGGACCAATGTCGGCCAATTTCCAACTGTCAACAGGCAG GAAGTATGTGCATTCCTTCTTCGCAGACAGAAACATTCTGTCAATGAACTTAGGAGGAGGAATTGTTGGTTGCATAGCTTTGTTCTACATGGATGAATTGTTTACTGTTTGCCAG CTTATTGAAAGTATGCATCTGGTGGCATTGAATTCTGACTTGGTTAATGTTAAGTATTCCCAAGATTTTATTGGAAGGCTAGCATCGTTCTGCAATAAAACTGTGGTGGGGAGCACAAGAGATCTTGGCATTGATCGTATTGCCCAGGAAGAATCAATTGACTCTCATACAGAACTCATAGTTGAAGTGGAACCAACATACATCATCTTTAGTACTTCACGTGGTGGACTTTTTCCGAATCCTGCCGTCTTTGTCAACAACACCATAAACTACATCAGCAGCTCTCCTATATTTGAGGGAATAACAACACAGGAATTGCATGATATGTTAGCTTTGGGTGTTGGGTTCTGCATCAGAAGTTCTTCTTTGAAACTTCTGCTTGGTGGACAATGTACAGACATCCTTGTTAGTTTATCCGGAATTCAGTCTGTGGTATTCGAGAACCAAGTTGAATACACAACTATGCTTAGTAGTTTACCGTATAACAAGAACCAGTTCATTATAACAGAATGCACCTTCCATCTGCGTGCTGGGCCCACTAAAGATAGCTTGACCCTTGTGAAAATGGAAGATGAATCTAGAAGTGGTCGTGTTTCTGATTCTTTGGGAATTTGCTATTCTATTGAAATTGAATTTACAGAGGTTTATATTGGAGACTATAGGGTTCACAACTATTTAACTGAAGTCAATCAACCCAGTAGACAGAAAATCTCTCTGTTGATCGATGATAATCTTCAAATTTTCAAATGCAAAATCCAG GGTGGCTTGATCTTTCTTGAAACAATTTTCTTAGCTAAGCTTGTTTTCTGTTGCAAAATTTATTTTTGGCTGCTTATGGATCTCCCAGTGTGGGCAACTTCAAATTTAGCCAAAGAATCAGTAACTTCAGTCTCTGCAAAAAGTGACCCTAATGTGATCAACGGTTATACACAGGGGGAAGTATCACCGGTGTCTTTAGGTGTTCATTCACAAAGTGAGGAATCCCATTTGAATGCTATCAAATGTCTAGATATTGATTTATCTCGGATTTCTATTACACTTGCTGTTGCGGATGAACCTG GTACATATCAGGGATTAACTCTCGAAGTTGACGCAAGTTTTCAACTATTGAATTTTGGCATGAAGATTTTGTTTGAGGTGAAGTGTCTTTCAGTCTCCACTATTAGTAGTATGCCCAAGAGTGCCCATGAACAATTGAGAGATGTGCCAGCACCCCGTTTTCGGTCCAGAAAGTCTACTGTTCTTACATCTCAGTCTGAAATTCAAGAATATCTTCCATTTATAGAAGCGGATAATGGTGTTACCCATGATCGTGATGCTCCTGCAAGTTCAACTTCTACATTAGAAAGTTCAACAGGCCATACACTTGAATTTTCTTCACATAAGAGTTATATCCTCAGCCATTTCTCTACTTCTCTTAAGATAGAGAAAAAACAATTGGATAGAGATTCTAATTTGATGTGTTTAAGTGGTGATTATTGTGGAAACGGTTTTGTTTCTGGTTTGGAGGTGACAATATCATTATCAAGCATTGAG ATGATCTCGTCATTACTTGCTCCTTTCCATGGAATGCTGAGTTCTACTGCAACTCAGAAGGAAATACAGATTGGTGACACCACTCAGCAAGAACAGCTGGATAATATAGATTGTACTATACCTGATG GAGCAATTGTGGCTATACGAGATCTTGATCAACAGATGTATGTATCAGTCAAAAATATTGGAATGAAGTATCAAGTGGTCGGTGCATACCATTATTCCCTTGCTGGTGAACATGCATTATTTAAG GTGAAACACCATAAGAGATGGGGGTCAGACACACCATATATTTCTCTTTTATCTTTATGTGCAAAAACTGATGAAGGCAAAGAGCTGGCCCTTAGTTTCTCCCAAGGATCAGATTTGGTTGAAATTTCTTCATTTGTTGACAAGCCTTGTTCACTGTGGAGCTTGTTTCCTCTCGGGTTTGATAGTTTTGAGGATGACGAAGATGATGGTAATTCTTGCAAGGTTATTTCAAGTAGTTCTTACCATCTTGTGAACAAGAAAAACAATTATGGCATTGCATTTGTGGATGGTCTACTGGAGTTTGTGAAAAAGCCAGGAAATCCATTTAAGTTGAAGATTTTGGATGAATCTCTATTCTCTGATGTTGCAAGGCTCATTGTTCCCAATATGAACTTGGATGGTAACTCTTATTTGGATGTGGAAGATGAGTTGCCTTCTGCTGTAATGGATAGGTTGGAAACTGTTGCAAGTTCACAACATATAACCATCAGTATTGATAAGATTGTTTTTACCATTACGCATGAAGTGTTTGATACTGGTGATGTTTTTCCACTGGTCCAAAACTGCATAAATGATATCCGTGTTGTCACACAAATATACCCATCCAAGATCAGGATTCTAAGTTCATTCAAAGTTTCAGGGCAGTACTTCGATGCCCGCAAAAATATGTG GGAGGACCTTATCTCACCTATCACTTCCTATGTGTTCTTACGATTTAGATTTTTCAACCAAGATTCAGTTACTAGACGTAGCAGGACCCCACTGCGTTTCTTCTTTCATTTAAAGCAG GTGGATATTTTCATAAATGAGCTTTCAGTTGACATGCTGCTTTATTTGGTCGGGAAGTTAGGCTTGATGGGTCCATATGCTGTGAGAAACTCAGCTATTTTTCCTAACTGCTGCAAG ATAGAGAATAACTCAAGGCTGGCACTTGTATGTCATTTTCAAAATAATGGGGACGCAATAGTTCCTGGACAACAGTCGACTTCAGTTTTCTTGAG GAATTTTGTATTTGATGATAATCGCCCACATGATCAGAGCTTAGTTTCTATTTCTTTATTCAAGGAAGGGGCATTTTCAACTGCTCCAATCAATATTCCTCTCCATGAGTCTGGCATCTACGCATGGAGAACCCTAGCATCGTCTCTCAAAG ATTCAAGACGCTTCTCTGGACCATTTGTTGTGGTCAAGGTGTCCCAGAATTCTGTG GAAGGTCTATCGCTTTCAGTCCAACCTTTGTTGAGGATATATAATAAGAGTGACTTTCCCCTTGAACTTCGGTTTCAGAGGCCACAAAATGAGAATGAAGAGGCTGCGCTTGTCACAGTTCGAAGCGGTGACATGGTTGATGAATCTACTGGAGTACTTGACGCTATGAATTTATCTGGAGGATCCAAAAAAGCGCTGATGTCTCTAGCCCTTG GAAATTTTATGCTGTCAATTAGACCTGAGATGTCCGAACACTCAAATCTGAGCCATGCAACTTTATTCCAATGGTCAGAAGACATAACCGGTGAAAAAGCAGTTCGCATATCTGGTGTTATAGAAAAACTTAATTACAACATAAGAAAAGCCTTCAGTATTGATTCCATGAAGTCTTCTTTCAGTTCTTTGAGTTGCCCTGTTTCCGTTGATGGTCAGCATGTGACGGATCTTTATTTTTTGATTCATACTCTGGCTAGAGATGTGCCTTTGCAGCCTACAAATGGTACTCGTGTGTCTGGCAGGAGTGCATCAGTGGCATTACAGCTGCAAAGAGAAATTTTTATATACCCGACTGTTCAAGTGTACAATTTCTTGCAGACAGACATACATGTGCTTCTGACTGACTCCAAACCGG AGAATACCAGAGACGATAATTTTGGCCTCATTGGAAAGGAGGCAACAATTACAAGTGGTTCAAGCGCTTATTTCTATGTGAATCCTGCCATGTTTAATTTTTCAGTCACACTAATTTCATATGGTTCAAAGTCCAAGGCAGCTAATAGTGCCGATTGGGCCAAGAGAATGCAAAAGCAGACAGCTCGAGCTCAATTCCTTGATCTAGAATTAGAGTTTGTTCCTGGGAAGTTTCATTCTTCTTTAAGACTGTTGCGTCAGGAGAAAGGCTTGCTGGAG GTTGCTCTTTTCACAAGATATACACTACAAAATACAAGTGACTACCCCTTGCTGTGCACAGCTTCTGGTCAAAAACCACTACCCGC GTTTGAAATTGGAAAAGGCAATATTAATCTTCCTCCACAGAATGGTTGTATTTTGCCCTCAATGTCAATGAGCTCCTGGTTTACAAA GTCAAATAAACTGCGAATAAGCCTGCATGACGAGAAAGGATCAGAAGCATTTATTGATTTAGAAGCATTATCTGGTTTCACTGAATTTTTTCTTGAGATCCACGATGATATATTTCCCCATCGGATGGCAGCTTTCGGCATGTCTTTACAACCTGTTATTTATGGCTTGCATGTGTCATCACAAGTTGTATTAATCGTGCCAAGATATGTGATCTCAAATGAGTCTGCTGCTGCAGTTGCTGTTCGCCAATGTCTTGTTCAG GATGACATAGATGGATTGACAATTGAAGCTAAACAGAGGGCTACCTTACAGACATGGAAACCTGGAAAAAAGCGAGAAGGAAACTACTTTGATTTGTTTCTTAAGAAGCACAAAAATGTATCCGAGGATTCACTCATTTTTATCCAGTTTTGTCCAAAAGAAACAGGGTATGGTTGGTCTGGACCAATTTGTGTTTCATCAATCGGCCGTTTTTTTATGAAGTTTAGAAGATCAGAAGATATGGTAATAGATGGGATTAACAAAGACACTTTACAAGACGGGAAGCTGAAACAGTTTGCTTCTGTTGATGTTGTTCAAGAGAATACATCTTTTGTTCTACACTTCACCAAGCCACCAAAGGTTGCACTACCATATCGGGTAGAGAATTGCTTGAATAAAGCATCTATCATGTATTTCCAGAAG GATTCAGACGAATCAGATATGTTAGGCCCTCAAGAATCAGAACAGTATGCATGGGATGACTCGAGTTTACCCCGGAAGTTGGTTGTGCGCATTGTTG ATACACCAGCACTCCGTGAAATTAAAATTGATAAGATCAGTCCATGGAAGCCATTCTTGAAGATGCGAAGCAGGCTCAATCTGGATTTCTCGTTTAGTAATGGACTCAGTTCAGAAAAACAAGGATTTGATGATTCATTTGGACTGAGGGTGTTTAAGATTGGCTATGAAGTATATGCCGATGGTTTAACCAGAGTTCTACGGATATGTGAACAGGCAGAGAATCCCAAAGCTGAGAAAATTCAACGGCCTATAGCACATGCACAGTTCAGAATATCTTATATGTGTATTCATCTTCTTGATAAGGGCCAG AGCGACGAAGTGCTTCAGTCACCCTCTACAATCTTAATGGCAACATTTCAGCGTGTATCTGCTGATTCAGTTATCACAGATAGACACAAGAATGTGGATGTTGCAGTTTAT TCAGTAAACGTGGATGAAAAGTGGGATGGAGCTTCCTTCGGATCAGTTTTGAGGATGAACAAGCTTCAGGGTGATGCTCTCAATGAAAATATTCTTCGTATAGTTTGTGTACTAAATTCATCGAATTCCAGTGTCAAACAAGTCCACTACTGTTCCATAATTCTGCAG CCGATTGATCTGAAGGTTGATGAGGAAACGTTAATGAAGCTTGTACCATTTTGGAGAACATCCCTTGCTCCTGCTGGTACACCGAGCACACAATTTTATTTTAGACAATTTGAAGTACATCCAATTAAG ATCATTGCAAGCTTTCGTCCTGGAAGATCACAGACATCTTACAGCTCTTCTCAAGAGGCTCTGAGAGCGCTATTGCACAGTGTTGTAAAG GTGCCCGAGATAAGTAATTCAGCGGTGGAGCTCAATGGTGTTCTCCTAAATCATGCTTTGGTTACATTCCGTGAGCTATTTTTAAAATGTGCCCAGCATTATTCATG GTATGTCCTGAGGGCAATCTATGTAACAAAGGGAAGCTCGTTGCTTCCTCCATCTTTCGCCTCGATGTTTGACGACTCGGCTTCATCTGTTCTTGATGTTTTCTTTGACCCTTCTGATGGCTCACTCAACCTCCCTGGGCTTACCATAG GCATGTTTAAGTTTATAAGCAAAAATATGAAATCAGGTGGAACAAAGCGGTACCTTGGTGACCTTGGGAAAACT GTTAAAACTGCAAGTTCAAATGCTCTCTTTGCTGCTATCACGGAAGTTTCAGATAGCGTTGTGAAAGGAGCAGAAACAAATGGTTTAAATGGAATG GTTACCGGCTTCCACAGAGGCATGTTGAGGTTGGCAATGGAGCCATCTGTGTTAGGGCAGGCTATAATGGAGGGTGGTCCAGACAGAAAGATCAAACTTGATCATAGCCCTGGACTTGATGAG CTATACATCGAAGGGTACCTGCAAGCCATGCTGGATGTCATGTATAAACAAGAGTACCTTCGTGTGAGGGTGATTGATGACCTG GTTTTCCTAAAAAATCTACCACCGAATAGCGCTCTCATAAATGAAATTGTGGAAAACGTGAAGGCCTTTCTCGTGAGCAAGGCATTGTTGAAAGGAGACGCCTCTACGGTTCGGTCTTGGCGCCGTCTGCGAAATGAGCCT GAGTGGAAGATTGCGCCGACGGTGCTCACCCTGTGCGAGCACCTGTTTGTGAGCTTCGCGGTGCGCCTGCTGCACCAGGAGGCCACCAAGGCCATAGCGGAGGCCACGACCAAAGTGAAGGGACAACTCACTGGAGGCGAAGACGAAGGCGAATCGTCGTCCGGCGGAGGAGCCCTGGTTAAGCAGGGCAGGCTGTGGACGGTTGGCAGGTTCGCGGCTTCAGGCGTCGTCGCCTACGTGGACGGCCGGCTGTGCCGCCACATACCCAACCCAATCGCCAGGAGAATCGTGAGCGGGTTCCTCCTGAGCTTCATCGACAGGAGGGACGACGAATAG